From a region of the Vaginimicrobium propionicum genome:
- a CDS encoding ABC-2 transporter permease — MRAAFYKDLIANRTYIAVLALVLVAISAVGIYANQLIIFPFIFGMIGMLYFTATFARDAESKVHRTILAGPISRSELVNLNFLITLALGVVAFAVTGVLAYLMVDMPWKNTVLVASFAFAVTLLLTIIQLPLFYKFGPEKAKLFLVAVFIVVFAGSSFVGSNKQAIFDWVEKALTLPPLTNAGILLTVTIVLTAVSLWISRKIMAGKEF; from the coding sequence GTGAGAGCTGCATTTTATAAAGATCTTATTGCCAATCGCACATATATAGCTGTTCTAGCTTTGGTGCTCGTTGCTATCAGCGCTGTGGGGATTTATGCAAACCAGTTGATTATTTTTCCGTTTATTTTTGGCATGATTGGAATGCTTTATTTTACGGCCACCTTTGCTCGTGATGCTGAGTCCAAGGTGCACCGAACGATTCTTGCCGGGCCTATCAGCAGAAGCGAACTCGTTAATTTAAATTTTCTGATTACACTCGCTCTTGGAGTAGTGGCTTTCGCGGTTACAGGTGTTCTTGCCTATTTGATGGTTGATATGCCGTGGAAAAATACTGTTTTGGTGGCCAGTTTCGCCTTTGCTGTCACTCTGCTTTTGACCATTATTCAGCTACCGTTGTTTTACAAATTTGGTCCGGAAAAAGCCAAGCTTTTTCTGGTCGCGGTATTCATCGTGGTATTCGCCGGATCATCCTTTGTGGGTTCCAACAAACAAGCAATCTTCGACTGGGTAGAAAAAGCCTTAACCCTACCCCCACTCACAAACGCAGGAATACTACTGACCGTGACGATCGTACTTACCGCAGTATCCCTATGGATAAGTCGAAAGATCATGGCAGGTAAAGAATTCTAA
- a CDS encoding ABC transporter ATP-binding protein: MNVIEINGLVKKYPGFTLGPLDLKVPQGAIVGFVGENGAGKSTTLRLILGLAHPDAGAINLLGQPAGADHPQAHERVGVVFDDISLPDSFTVKNAGEFGKRLYKSWDAQTYASYQHRFHLASSKRVGELSRGMRMKLGLAMALSHAADLLIFDEATSGLDPVIRDEVLDIMLEFIENPTHSILFSSHIVSDIEKAADYVAFIREGKLKFMEQKDELLDSWRIVALTNEQAKQLDATQVLGRRRHDFGQEVIVRTGAVPAGVQAGRPTIEDIMVYTIKGEDQ; the protein is encoded by the coding sequence ATGAATGTGATTGAAATCAACGGACTAGTGAAAAAGTATCCAGGTTTCACGCTCGGTCCCCTTGACCTTAAAGTTCCCCAGGGGGCAATTGTGGGTTTCGTGGGTGAGAACGGTGCCGGTAAATCCACAACGCTGCGTTTGATTTTAGGTCTTGCTCACCCCGATGCCGGCGCAATAAACCTGCTGGGGCAGCCTGCAGGTGCAGATCACCCACAAGCGCATGAACGAGTGGGGGTAGTATTTGACGACATTAGCCTGCCAGATAGTTTTACTGTTAAGAATGCTGGCGAGTTCGGCAAGCGCCTGTACAAGAGTTGGGATGCGCAAACATACGCTAGTTACCAGCATCGTTTTCATCTCGCTTCGTCTAAGCGAGTTGGTGAACTCTCTAGAGGTATGCGGATGAAGCTGGGGTTAGCGATGGCACTTTCCCATGCAGCGGATTTACTGATTTTTGATGAGGCTACCAGTGGTTTGGATCCGGTGATTCGTGATGAGGTGCTTGATATTATGCTCGAATTTATCGAAAATCCGACCCACTCGATTCTATTTTCCTCCCACATCGTTTCCGATATTGAAAAAGCGGCTGACTACGTAGCTTTCATCCGTGAGGGCAAGTTGAAGTTCATGGAACAAAAAGACGAGCTCTTAGATTCTTGGCGAATCGTAGCGTTGACCAATGAGCAGGCAAAGCAGCTTGATGCCACACAAGTGTTAGGGCGTCGCCGTCATGATTTTGGTCAAGAAGTAATCGTCCGCACCGGGGCAGTTCCTGCTGGTGTGCAAGCTGGTAGACCGACGATTGAGGACATCATGGTCTACACGATTAAAGGAGAAGACCAGTGA
- a CDS encoding GntR family transcriptional regulator has protein sequence MDIVVSNASSDPIYVQIKNQLKAAIINDQVAPGDKLPSIRRLASQLRVSVITTKRAYDELELEGFIDSVQGRGSFVASKNTELLKEEQRKKVEDYLKSALASARAAGLSVSDLKELIDLLGGSDECD, from the coding sequence ATTTACGTTCAGATTAAGAATCAGCTTAAGGCTGCGATAATAAATGATCAGGTAGCTCCCGGCGACAAGTTGCCGTCGATCCGGCGTTTGGCATCACAGCTTCGCGTGTCGGTGATTACTACCAAGCGTGCCTATGACGAGCTAGAGCTAGAGGGTTTCATTGATTCCGTACAGGGGCGGGGTAGCTTTGTCGCTTCTAAAAACACTGAATTGCTCAAGGAAGAGCAGCGTAAAAAAGTCGAAGACTATTTGAAATCCGCCCTCGCCTCCGCTCGAGCTGCTGGCTTGTCTGTTTCTGATCTGAAAGAGCTGATTGATCTATTAGGAGGATCCGATGAATGTGATTGA